The Coffea arabica cultivar ET-39 chromosome 1e, Coffea Arabica ET-39 HiFi, whole genome shotgun sequence genome has a window encoding:
- the LOC113712784 gene encoding FRIGIDA-like protein 3, which produces MEDAGSVATLMDSTSSKIQQLQKAFAELENHRAITLNWKWKQLEEHFHGLEKSLKRRFTELEDQEREFETKIVQSKEMLERRQATVVAKEQDSLARLQQKRDVAVCAITSALEKHRKLSSDEPAFDNSKDHGGAPDKEDKPPDAMAAESNIRELTAPSEIENAAVKLYPELVKLCQEMDSEGLHKFISDNRKNLAVMREEIPNALKAANDPASLVLDSLNGFYSMDMPSSDAKKDSNLLGLRRSCIMLMECLSTSFTNLDQELISGMISSDVKERAKVIAEEWKPKLDELDVDASSGNSLEAHAFLQLLATFGINSDFDQESLSKLIPMVSRRRQTADLCRSLGLSDKMPGVIDVLVKNGRQIDAVNLAFAFDLTEQFSPVILLKSYLSDAAKLSSPSKLGNTSPSAQCDVNEKELSALKAVIKCVEEHKLEELYRLDGLQKRVVQLEKAKADKKRATEVAKPQSKRPRANGAGYGPRVANVAADKSFYVARMTDRYPPYIYDRPYCYSGPTDNHVAPVLGTAAYSLPHSHGNFFGAGYQYQVAAYLH; this is translated from the exons ATGGAAGATGCTGGTTCAGTTGCTACACTCATGGATTCTACAAGCTCCAAAATACAGCAATTGCAAAAAGCATTTGCTGAGCTTGAGAATCATCGTGCAATTACCCTCAACTGGAAATGGAAACAACTTGAAGAGCATTTTCATGGGCTTGAGAAATCTTTGAAGAGGCGTTTCACTGAGTTGGAAGACCAAGAAAGggagtttgaaacaaaaatagTTCAATCTAAAGAGATGTTGGAGAGGCGTCAAGCTACTGTTGTGGCCAAGGAGCAGGATTCATTGGCGAGACTCCAGCAGAAGAGAGATGTTGCTGTCTGTGCGATTACTTCTGCTCTGGAGAAGCACAGGAAGTTATCTTCTGATGAACCTGCTTTTGATAATAGCAAGGACCATGGTGGGGCACCAGATAAGGAGGATAAACCTCCTGATGCTATGGCTGCTGAGAGCAACATAAGAGAGTTGACGGCACCTTCTGAAATTGAGAATGCAGCGGTGAAGTTGTATCCAGAGCTTGTCAAGTTGTGTCAGGAGATGGATTCAGAAGGCCTGCACAAATTTATCTCAGACAACCGTAAAAACCTTGCTGTTATGAGGGAGGAAATTCCAAATGCACTAAAGGCTGCAAATGATCCGGCCTCGCTGGTTCTGGACTCACTCAATGGTTTCTACAGCATGGACATGCCTAGCTCAGATGCCAAAAAGGACTCAAACCTCCTAGGCCTTCGTCGAAGCTGTATCATGCTGATGGAATGCCTTAGCACTTCATTCACAAATTTGGATCAGGAACTCATCTCAGGTATGATCTCATCTGATGTCAAGGAACGGGCAAAAGTTATTGCTGAAGAGTGGAAGCCGAAGTTAGATGAACTTGATGTTGATGCCAGCAGTGGGAACTCCTTAGAGGCACATGCATTCTTACAACTTCTAGCTACTTTTGGTATCAATTCTGATTTTGACCAGGAGAGCTTATCCAAGCTAATACCTATGGTTTCTCGTCGTCGCCAGACAGCTGATCTGTGTCGTTCCCTTGGATTGTCTGACAAAATGCCAG GTGTCATTGATGTTTTGGTGAAAAATGGGAGACAAATTGATGCTGTTAATCTGGCTTTTGCATTTGACCTGACAGAGCAGTTTTCACCTGTTATATTACTGAAATCCTACCTGAGCGACGCAGCAAAATTGTCTTCACCTAGTAAGCTGGGAAACACATCACCTTCTGCACAG TGCGATGTCAATGAAAAGGAGCTTTCTGCACTTAAGGCTGTGATTAAGTGCGTCGAGGAGCACAAGCTTGAGGAGCTTTACCGTCTGGATGGTCTCCAAAAAAGGGTCGTGCAGctggagaaggcaaaggcagaTAAGAAAAGAGCCACAGAAGTTGCAAAACCTCAATCCAAAAGGCCTCGTGCTAATGGTGCTGGATATGGGCCACGAGTTGCTAATGTTGCCGCTGACAAGAGCTTCTATGTTGCTAGGATGACTGATAGGTACCCACCGTACATCTATGACAGACCATACTGTTATTCTGGACCAACTGACAACCACGTCGCCCCAGTTCTGGGTACTGCTGCTTACAGCCTCCCTCATAGTCATGGCAACTTCTTTGGAGCTGGATACCAGTACCAGGTGGCTGCGTACCTGCACTAA
- the LOC113712757 gene encoding probably inactive leucine-rich repeat receptor-like protein kinase At5g48380 — MSLHRRALTALAAVLAWFFANASFSNGNPRDVDCLRAVKQTLEDPLNSLSTWNFDNSTEGFICKFTGIECWHPDENKVLNVRLSSMGLKGEFPRDLANCSSLTGLDLSSNNISGKIPPDISSIIKFVTTLDLSSNHLSGQIPEDLANCSFLNSLKLDNNQLTGHIPLEIGLLDRLKTFSVKNNQLTGPVPTFINASVNADSYASNPGLCGSPLPACQGPSKKPRTGIIVGAAVGGVTIAALAVGFGMFFFMRRLPGKKKEDDPEGNKWAKSLKGAKGTKLSMFEKSVSKMRLSDLMKATSNFSKNNIIGSGRTGAMYKALLEDGTSLMVKRLQDTQHSEKEFVSEMATLGNIRHRNLVPLLGFCMAKKERLLVYKLMPNGSLHDKLHFPHDADKKMDWPLRLKIAVRAAKGFAWLHHNCNPRIIHRNISSKCILLDVDFEPKISDFGLARLMNPIDTHLSTFVNGEFGDLGYVAPEYTRTLVATPKGDVFSFGVVLLELVTGELPTSVAKAPESFKGNLVEWISNLSINSKLHDAIDQSLVAKGYDGELFQFLKVACSCVLPAPKERPTMFEVYQLLRAIGQRYNFTTEDDILVLSENGDADQLQELIVAREGIEMQ, encoded by the exons ATGTCACTCCATAGACGAGCTCTTACTGCTCTTGCTGCTGTCCTTGCCTGGTTTTTTGCCAATGCTTCTTTCAGTAATGGTAATCCGAGAGATGTTGATTGTCTGAGAGCTGTAAAACAGACGTTAGAAGATCCGTTGAATTCCttatctacatggaattttGACAATTCAACCGAAGGTTTTATCTGCAAGTTTACTGGAATTGAATGCTGGCATCCAGATGAGAATAAGGTGTTAAATGTACGACTTTCGAGCATGGGACTGAAGGGGGAGTTTCCGCGTGATCTTGCAAATTGCTCATCTCTGACAGGTTTAGATCTTTCCAGCAACAACATCAGTGGAAAAATTCCACCTGACATCTCCAGTATAATTAAGTTTGTTACCACTCTTGATCTGTCCTCCAACCATTTATCGGGACAAATCCCAGAAGATCTTGCAAATTGTTCATTTTTAAACAGTCTTAAGCTGGACAACAACCAACTAACGGGGCATATTCCTCTAGAGATTGGTCTACTTGATCGACTGAAGACATTTAGTGTAAAAAACAATCAGCTGACTGGGCCTGTTCCAACGTTTATAAATGCTAGTGTTAATGCAGACAGCTATGCAAGTAATCCAGGGCTATGTGGGAGTCCGCTGCCGGCGTGCCAGGGTCCTTCAAAGAAACCACGGACAGGAATTATTGTCGGGGCAGCTGTTGGTGGGGTAACCATTGCAGCTTTAGCGGTTGGTTTTGGAATGTTCTTCTTTATGCGTAGGTTGCCTGGAAAGAAGAAGGAAGATGATCCTGAAGGAAACAAATGGGCAAAGAGCCTTAAGGGTGCCAAAGGCACCAAG CTTTCAATGTTTGAGAAATCAGTTTCAAAAATGAGATTAAGTGATTTAATGAAGGCCACCAGCAATTTTAGCAAAAACAACATAATTGGGTCTGGAAGAACGGGTGCTATGTACAAGGCATTACTTGAGGATGGAACATCACTCATGGTGAAGAGGTTGCAGGACACTCAGCACTCAGAGAAAGAGTTTGTTTCTGAGATGGCTACATTAGGAAATATAAGGCACCGCAACTTGGTTCCTCTCCTGGGGTTTTGCATGGCTAAGAAAGAGAGGCTTTTAGTCTACAAGCTTATGCCGAATGGATCCCTCCATGATAAACTGCATTTCCCACATGATGCTGACAAAAAAATGGATTGGCCTTTGAGGCTTAAAATTGCTGTTCGAGCAGCTAAAGGTTTTGCATGGCTCCATCATAATTGCAATCCTCGCATTATTCATCGAAATATAAGCTCCAAATGCATTTTGTTGGATGTTGACTTTGAACCCAAGATATCTGATTTTGGACTTGCTCGGCTTATGAACCCCATTGACACTCATTTGAGTACTTTTGTCAATGGAGAATTTGGTGACTTGGGTTATGTTGCCCCTGAGTATACAAGAACCCTAGTGGCCACTCCAAAGGGGGATGTCTTCAGTTTCGGTGTTGTGCTTCTTGAGTTGGTTACAGGAGAGCTGCCTACCTCTGTGGCAAAGGCACCAGAAAGCTTTAAGGGAAACCTGGTGGAATGGATTTCCAATCTATCAATCAACTCCAAACTTCACGATGCAATTGATCAGTCTTTGGTTGCAAAGGGTTATGATGGTGAGCTTTTCCAGTTTCTCAAAGTTGCCTGTAGCTGTGTACTGCCTGCACCCAAGGAGAGGCCTACAATGTTTGAAGTATACCAGCTTTTAAGGGCCATTGGACAGCGATATAACTTCACCACAGAAGATGACATTTTGGTGCTTTCAGAAAATGGAGATGCAGATCAACTACAGGAGCTTATTGTTGCTCGTGAAGGAATAGAGATGCAATAA
- the LOC113712740 gene encoding UDP-glycosyltransferase 74G1 → MMNSSKVHVLVLPYPAQGHINPMLQFCKRLVAKGVKTTFVNSVFISKSIPADPKSAINFETISDGHDEGGYAAAESPGAYLEKLATFGSKTLADLIRKLEDEGEPVQAVIYDSFLPWALDVAKQFGLVTAAFFTQTCAVNSIYYHVYHGLLPVPLSHSPISLPGLPLLQPKETPSFVYLPDSYPAFLHMLVNQFSNVDQADWVILNNFHKLEEDAVNWMAKLWRVITVGPTVPSIYLDKRLEDDIGYGINLFKPDSSLCLNWLNSQPKDSVVYVSFGSWTEIDVEQVEEIASALKESGFKFLWVVRAFEKEKLPSKFAEETSEKGLVVTWSPQLEVLAHESVACFVTHCGFNSVLEALSLGVPVVAAPQWTDQPTNAKFLADIWGVGVKADADERGIVRRETLVSCIRDIMEGEKGKQIKENAIEWKALAKEAIDDGGSSDKNIDEFVAGLAGQKAKN, encoded by the exons ATGATGAATTCCAGCAAAGTTCATGTTTTAGTTCTGCCGTATCCTGCCCAAGGCCACATAAACCCCATGCTCCAATTCTGTAAACGTTTGGTGGCAAAAGGCGTCAAAACCACCTTTGTCAACAGCGTCTTCATCTCCAAGTCTATCCCCGCAGATCCCAAGAGCGCAATTAACTTCGAGACCATTTCAGATGGCCATGATGAAGGTGGCTATGCGGCAGCTGAAAGCCCCGGGGCCTATCTTGAAAAACTGGCCACCTTCGGCTCAAAGACGTTGGCTGATCTTATCAGGAAGCTTGAAGACGAGGGCGAACCAGTTCAGGCCGTGATTTATGATTCATTCTTACCATGGGCTCTTGATGTAGCTAAGCAATTTGGACTTGTTACAGCTGCTTTTTTCACTCAAACTTGTGCTGTAAACAGCATCTACTACCATGTTTATCATGGACTTCTACCGGTCCCTCTTTCACACTCACCTATTTCCCTTCCTGGATTGCCACTGCTCCAACCAAAGGAAACTCCGTCCTTTGTTTACCTTCCCGATTCGTATCCTGCTTTTCTTCACATGCTTGTCAATCAGTTCTCCAACGTTGATCAAGCAGATTGGGTCATCCTCAACAATTTCCACAAATTGGAGGAAGAT GCGGTGAATTGGATGGCGAAACTTTGGCGAGTGATTACAGTCGGTCCAACAGTTCCATCCATTTACTTGGATAAACGCCTTGAGGATGATATCGGTTATGGAATAAATCTCTTCAAGCCGGACTCCAGCTTGTGCCTCAACTGGCTAAATAGTCAACCTAAGGACTCGGTTGTTTATGTATCATTTGGTAGCTGGACAGAAATTGACGTAGAACAAGTGGAGGAAATAGCTTCAGCTTTGAAGGAAAGCGGATTCAAATTCTTGTGGGTCGTGAGAGCATTTGAGAAGGAAAAGCTTCCAAGCAAATTTGCTGAGGAGACATCCGAGAAAGGCTTGGTGGTGACATGGAGTCCACAGCTTGAGGTATTGGCACATGAATCCGTCGCTTGTTTTGTTACTCATTGCGGGTTCAATTCAGTGCTGGAGGCGTTGAGTTTAGGGGTGCCGGTGGTGGCAGCGCCGCAGTGGACAGACCAGCCCACCAATGCTAAGTTTCTCGCGGACATTTGGGGGGTTGGTGTAAAGGCTGATGCGGATGAGAGAGGAATTGTGAGAAGGGAAACGTTAGTTTCTTGTATAAGGGACATTATGGAGGGAGAAAAGGGAAAGCAGATTAAAGAGAATGCCATTGAATGGAAGGCTTTAGCTAAAGAAGCTATTGATGACGGTGGAAGTTCTGATAAGAACATTGATGAATTTGTTGCTGGATTAGCAGGCCAGAAAGCCAAGAACTAG
- the LOC113712748 gene encoding UDP-glycosyltransferase 74G1-like, producing MTMAASKVHVLALPLPVQGHINPLLQFCKRLEAKGVKVTFANTVSLSESMHADPKRSINFETISDGYDDGGYAAAESFEAYVEKFATVGSKTLADLITKLEDDGAPVQAVIYDPHLTWALDVAKRFGLVTAAFFTQTCAVNSIYYHVYHGLLPVPLSDSPISLPGLPLLQPKETPSFIYLPDSYPAFRHILVNQFSNVDQADWVILSNFHKLEEDVLNWMARLWRVKTVGPTVPSMYLDKRLEDDTGYGINLYKPDSSLCINWLDNQPKDSVVYVAFGSWIGIEAEQVEEIASALMEIGFRFLWVVRALEKEKLPSNFVDETSEKGLVVTWSPQLEVLAHESVACFVTHCGLNSVMEALSLGVPVVAAPLLTDQPTNAKFIEDVWGVGVRAAADEKGIVRRETLVSCIREIMEGERGKQIKENGIKWKTLAKEAIDEGGSSDRNIDEFVAELISGAGQPDA from the exons ATGACGATGGCAGCAAGCAAGGTTCATGTTCTAGCTCTGCCATTACCTGTCCAGGGCCACATAAACCCCTTGCTCCAATTCTGTAAACGTTTGGAGGCAAAGGGTGTCAAAGTCACCTTTGCCAACACTGTCTCCCTGTCCGAGTCTATGCACGCCGATCCTAAGAGGTCAATTAACTTTGAAACCATTTCAGATGGCTACGACGACGGTGGCTATGCAGCAGCTGAAAGCTTCGAGGCCTACGTGGAAAAATTTGCCACCGTCGGCTCGAAAACCTTGGCTGATCTTATCACGAAACTAGAAGACGATGGCGCACCAGTTCAGGCCGTGATTTATGATCCACACTTGACATGGGCTCTTGATGTAGCTAAGCGGTTTGGACTTGTTACGGCTGCTTTTTTCACTCAAACTTGTGCTGTAAACAGCATCTACTACCATGTTTATCATGGGCTTCTACCGGTCCCTCTTTCAGACTCACCTATTTCCCTTCCTGGATTGCCGCTGCTCCAACCAAAGGAAACTCCGTCCTTTATCTACCTTCCCGATTCGTATCCTGCTTTTCGTCACATACTTGTCAATCAGTTCTCCAACGTTGATCAAGCAGATTGGGTCATCCTCAGCAATTTCCACAAATTGGAGGAAGAT GTGCTGAATTGGATGGCGAGACTTTGGCGAGTGAAGACAGTGGGTCCAACAGTTCCATCCATGTACTTGGATAAACGCCTTGAGGATGATACAGGTTATGGGATCAATCTCTACAAGCCAGACTCGAGCTTGTGCATCAACTGGCTAGACAATCAGCCGAAGGACTCGGTTGTTTATGTGGCATTCGGTAGCTGGATAGGGATCGAAGCAGAACAAGTCGAGGAAATAGCTTCAGCTTTGATGGAGATCGGATTCAGATTCTTATGGGTGGTGAGGGCGCTTGAGAAGGAAAAGCTACCAAGCAACTTCGTTGATGAGACGTCGGAGAAAGGGTTGGTGGTGACATGGAGTCCACAGCTTGAGGTATTAGCACATGAATCGGTTGCATGTTTCGTTACCCACTGTGGGCTCAATTCGGTGATGGAGGCATTGAGTTTAGGCGTGCCGGTGGTGGCAGCGCCGCTGTTAACGGACCAGCCCACCAATGCTAAGTTTATTGAGGACGTTTGGGGGGTTGGTGTGAGGGCTGCAGCGGATGAGAAAGGCATTGTGAGAAGGGAAACGTTAGTTTCCTGTATAAGGGAGATTATGGAGGGAGAAAGGGGCAAGCAAATCAAAGAGAATGGCATTAAATGGAAGACTTTAGCTAAGGAAGCTATTGATGAGGGTGGGAGTTCTGATAGGAATATTGATGAATTTGTAGCCGAATTAATTAGCGGTGCCGGACAACCAGATGCTTGA
- the LOC113712795 gene encoding TPR repeat-containing protein ZIP4 has translation MRIAEISSPELRRSHDQESGPHSHTLSQIESSIKQLELHSPSTILPEALSSDLRYALTQLTQLAPFPNSVCLSIWKLSYRLWNACVDLSNAFAASGIKSSEEHAKLRQVSADLLFLASDVVGIPSPAFKCASFFYKTGRVWHDLNKFDLASSCFEKATDLVSKVEISSISDNDERKLVLNLNLARSRTAWEVSDRNLSIMLLSRSKNALFGISENYKALASQYLMFGKVILSKNEVSGVNEALKLMNEALELCEKGLRIAKTTEETLALKDLRAKALRFIAAAHLQRDEFDNVLKCVRVLRDGGGDQHPSLSVLAMKAWLGLARYGEAEKELKGMVINKGIPEGVWVSAVESFFQAAGTAGADTAKSVFLGLLGRCHVSAGSAFRVVNRVVGDSGGGSGEGSRVRAKVVVELVSDERVVALFAGEEASKERTAMHALLWNRAAEHFRSKDFQISAELFEKSMLYVPYDLENRMLRAKGFRVLCLCHLGLSQLDQAEEYITEAEKLQPDIASAFLKFKIYLQRKDHCNAIAQVQVMSSCLDFSPDFLSLSAHEAVACQSLPVAVASLSHLLNFYSLGKPMPAMEVAVFRTLVTILTKETGHASDILQYIKRALDRVSEIGADCFFGKGEVGKREKNWFAVNAWNFGVQMGKEKSYGLSAQFFRLASEFYSIKFDADIEDYNLMVCKSLILCVSAIIADEKQTNSTLLETEVKAAIELSDRAGKILLSSSAISLQDEHKETSIESDFIFMHAWSAYDLYSRLSDMGQKQMLLIRSFASSKSCNPLHLLQIGLDASQGPRSNPEVAGFALNSCLSALLASPSPDYQYVALILRKLISVSTIFKGDTDDAVISIYKQAYRIMVGLKEGEYPTEEAKWLSMTAWNRAALPLRLGQTEVAEKWMNIGLELAKKVPGMQTYRSCMEDFVSGYEKRFRELGNGENRPIMVS, from the exons ATGAGAATAGCAGAGATCTCCTCGCCGGAGCTCAGACGAAGCCACGATCAAGAGTCCGGACCTCACTCTCACACACTTTCACAAATCGAGTCATCAATTAAACAACTCGAACTCCATTCTCCTTCCACTATCTTACCGGAAGCTCTCTCCTCCGACCTCCGTTATGCCCTGACTCAGCTGACACAGCTCGCGCCCTTCCCCAACTCAGTTTGTCTCAGCATCTGGAAACTCAGCTACCGACTCTGGAATGCCTGCGTCGATCTCTCCAACGCCTTCGCCGCCAGCGGCATCAAATCCTCCGAAGAGCACGCTAAGCTCCGTCAAGTCTCCGCTGACCTCCTCTTCCTCGCCTCTGATGTCGTCGGTATTCCTTCCCCGGCATTCAAGTGCGCCTCCTTCTTCTACAAGACCGGTCGCGTTTGGCACGATCTCAACAAATTCGACCTCGCGAGTAGTTGCTTCGAAAAAGCTACGGATCTCGTATCCAAAGTTGAAATTAGTTCAATTTCAGATAACGATGAGCGCAAGCTTGTGTTAAATCTAAATCTAGCTAGATCCCGGACTGCTTGGGAAGTTTCTGATAGGAATTTGTCGATTATGTTACTTAGTCGGTCAAAAAATGCACTGTTTGGAATTTCAGAGAACTACAAAGCATTAGCATCTCAGTATTTGATGTTCGGAAAAGTTATTTTGTCGAAAAATGAAGTTTCTGGAGTGAATGAAGcgttgaaattgatgaatgaagCACTGGAGTTGTGTGAAAAGGGGTTGAGGATTGCGAAGACAACAGAGGAGACTTTAGCACTGAAGGATTTGAGAGCAAAAGCGCTGCGCTTCATAGCCGCTGCTCATTTGCAGAGGGATGAATTTGATAATGTTCTCAAGTGCGTGAGAGTTTTGAGGGATGGTGGCGGGGACCAGCACCCAAGTTTGAGCGTGTTGGCCATGAAGGCGTGGTTGGGATTAGCAAGATATGGGGAAGCAGAGAAGGAGCTGAAAGGCATGGTAATAAATAAGGGGATTCCAGAGGGGGTTTGGGTCTCTGCAGTTGAATCATTCTTTCAGGCAGCTGGCACGGCTGGTGCCGATACCGCAAAAAGCGTGTTTTTGGGGCTATTAGGAAGGTGCCACGTCAGTGCTGGATCAGCTTTTAGAGTGGTAAACAGGGTGGTTGGAGATAGTGGAGGCGGCAGTGGGGAAGGTTCAAGAGTGAGGGCAAAAGTGGTGGTGGAACTGGTGTCTGATGAGAGGGTTGTGGCGCTTTTCGCTGGAGAAGAGGCATCTAAAGAGAGGACTGCGATGCATGCTCTTCTTTGGAACCG TGCTGCAGAACATTTTCGATCCAAAGATTTTCAGATCAGTGCTGAGCTGTTTGAAAAGTCTATGCTCTATGTCCCTTATGACTTAGAGAATAGAATGCTCAGAGCAAAGGGCTTTAGAGTTCTCTGTCTCTGTCACTTAGGCCTTTCACAACTAGATCAAGCTGAAGAGTACATTACTGAAGCAGAAAAG CTTCAACCTGATATAGCTAGTGCCTTCCTTAAG TTTAAAATTTACCtgcaaaggaaggatcactgtAATGCAATAGCTCAGGTGCAAGTGATGTCAAGCTGTCTTGACTTCAGTCCTGATTTCCTCTCACTTTCGGCACATGAAGCTGTTGCCTGCCAATCTCTTCCTGTTGCAGTTGCTTCTTTGTCCCATCTCCTAAACTTCTACTCCTTAGGAAAGCCAATGCCAGCCATGGAAGTTGCAGTTTTTCGGACCTTAGTAACAATTCTTACAAAAGAGACTGGCCATGCATCTGATATTCTACAATACATTAAACGTGCTCTTGATAGGGTATCTGAGATTGGAGCTGACTGCTTTTTTGGAAAAGGTGAGGTTGGAAAACGGGAAAAGAATTGGTTTGCAGTGAATGCGTGGAATTTTGGGGTGCAAATGGGGAAAGAAAAAAGTTATGGACTATCAGCACAGTTTTTCAGATTGGCGTCAGAGTTCTATAGCATCAAATTTGATGCAGACATAGAGGATTACAACTTAATGGTCTGTAAATCATTGATATTGTGTGTTTCTGCAATTATTGCTGATGAAAAGCAGACAAATAGCACGCTGCTAGAAACTGAAGTTAAAGCAGCCATTGAACTGTCAGATAGAGCTGGAAAG ATTTTATTATCAAGCTCGGCGATCTCTTTGCAAGATGAACATAAAGAAACCAGCATAGAGTCtgacttcatttttatgcacgCTTGGAGTGCCTACGATCTATATTCAAGGCTAAGTGACATGGGACAAAAGCAGATGCTTTTGATAAGAAGCTTTGCTAGTTCTAAATCTTGCAATCCTTTGCATCTTCTTCAGATCGGTCTTGATGCCTCACAGGGACCACGATCCAACCCTGAAGTAGCTGGTTTTGCCCTGAATTCTTGCCTTTCTGCTCTCCTTGCTTCCCCTTCTCCTGATTACCAATATGTGGCTTTAATTCTGAGGAAATTAATTTCTGTAAGCACTATTTTTAAGGGTGATACAGATGATGCAGTAATTAGCATATACAAACAAGCATACCGAATAATGGTGGGTTTGAAGGAAGGGGAGTATCCCACTGAAGAGGCAAAATGGCTTTCCATGACAGCATGGAACCGAGCAGCACTTCCTCTGAGGTTGGGACAGACTGAAGTGGCAGAGAAGTGGATGAATATTGGGTTGGAATTGGCGAAGAAGGTTCCAGGTATGCAAACTTATAGGTCCTGCATGGAAGATTTTGTTTCTGGCTATGAGAAGAGATTCCGTGAACTCGGAAATGGTGAAAACAGGCCAATAATGGTGTCGTGA